A portion of the Lolium rigidum isolate FL_2022 chromosome 1, APGP_CSIRO_Lrig_0.1, whole genome shotgun sequence genome contains these proteins:
- the LOC124683280 gene encoding E3 ubiquitin-protein ligase CHIP-like — protein sequence MSPAAADGAAAASKRQAELLKQEGNSFFKKDRISAAIDAYTGAIALCQNVAVYWTNRALCYKRRNEWAKVEEDCRMAIHYDSHSVKAHYMLGLALLNKQELTEGIKELEKSLELGRGAHPASYMVEEIWQELSKAKYIEWEGLSNMRSSQLHKLKATCKEAVRNYNSLDNPAVDVSEEHLKELDEVFRKAAKADTPTEVPDHLCCKITLDVFRDPVITPSGITYERAVILDHLNRVGKFDPVTREALEPHQLIPNLAVKEAVDVFLSEHGWAYKIR from the exons atgtcgccggcggcggcggacggcgcggcggcggcgtcgaagcGGCAGGCGGAGCTGCTCAAGCAGGAGGGCAACTCCTTCTTCAAGAAGGACCGCATCAGCGCCGCCATCGACGCCTACACCGGG GCTATAGCTCTCTGTCAAAATGTTGCAGTATATTGGACCAACAGAGCATTATGCTACAAGAGGCGGAA TGAGTGGGCTAAGGTTGAGGAAGATTGTAGAATGGCTATCCATTATGACAGCCATTCCGTTAAG GCGCATTATATGCTTGGACTTGCACTTCTCAACAAACAAGAATTGACTGAAGGAATAAAGGAACTAGAGAAg TCTTTGGAGCTTGGAAGGGGTGCACATCCTGCAAGCTACATGGTTGAAGAGATATGGCAAGAGCTTTCTAAAGCGAAATACATTGAATGGGAAGGCCTGTCAAATATGCGATCCTCTCAATTGCATAAACTCAA GGCAACATGTAAAGAAGCTGTAAGGAATTATAACAGCCTTGATAATCCAGCTGTAGACGTGTCTGAAGAGCATCTAAAAGAGCTAGATGAAGTTTTCAGGAAAGCTGCAAAGGCTGATACTCCAACAGAA GTTCCTGACCATCTCTGCTGCAAAATTACACTCGATGTCTTCAGAGATCCGGTGATCACTCCAAGCGGAATCACTTATGAGAGGGCTGTGATTCTTGACCATTTAAACAGG GTGGGGAAATTTGACCCTGTGACCCGTGAAGCGCTTGAACCACACCAACTAATTCCAAACCTCGCCGTCAAGGAGGCTGTAGATGTATTTTTGAGTGAACATGGCTGGGCTTACAAGATAAGGTGA
- the LOC124655704 gene encoding probable methyltransferase At1g29790: MERELLGKKPDPKRRQCWSTTTVTLILFLITNTTSILLSSGAGASLVRRYEPRTVRIWDDSGALIADLNATRSALESSRAELAGLHARLGTATLLLQTLLADVVTAARVSDDQQKQAATGWWARELAGELKLAVGNVAGAGEAALGHACGRFQDELERYMDYKPGGECPSDAALEHLLMRGGCEPLPRRRCRPRSPARYVEPAPLPKSLWTIPPDTSVVWDAYHPCKNYSCLASRGFGFDLRGRREKGLWTRDDGALAYSVEKALAAKPKGTVRIGLDMGGGGGTFAARMSERGVTVVTATTNAGAPFGSFVASRGLVPIHVGPARRLPFFDGTLDVVHAAGELMAGWMVPGDSMALEFALFDVYRVLRPGGLFWLDHFVFPGAQLNATYAPMLDRVGFRKLRWNAGRKLDGGAKKNEWYLSALLEKPMT, encoded by the coding sequence ATGGAGCGCGaactgttggggaagaagcccGACCCCAAGAGGAGGCAGTGCTGGAGCACGACCACGGTGACGCTGATCCTTTTCCTGATCACCAACACCACCTCCATCCTCCTctcctccggcgccggcgcctcgcTCGTCCGCCGCTACGAGCCGCGCACCGTGCGCATCTGGGACGACTCCGGAGCGCTCATCGCCGACCTCAACGCCACGCGCTCCGCGCTCGAGTCCAGCCGCGCCGAGCTCGCGGGCCTCCACGCGCGCCTCGGCACCGCCACGCTGCTCCTCCAGACCCTCCTCGCCGACGTCGTCACGGCAGCGCGCGTCAGCGACGACCAACAGAAGCAGGCGGCCACTGGGTGGTGggcgcgcgagctcgccggcgaGCTCAAGCTGGCCGTCGGTAACGTTGCCGGCGCCGGCGAGGCGGCTCTGGGCCACGCGTGCGGCCGCTTCCAGGACGAGCTGGAGCGGTACATGGACTACAAGCCCGGCGGCGAGTGCCCGTCCGACGCGGCGCTGGAGCACCTGCTCATGCGCGGGGGCTGCGAGCCGCTGCCGCGGCGACGGTGCCGGCCGCGATCTCCGGCGAGGTACGTGGAACCCGCGCCGCTGCCGAAGAGCCTGTGGACCATACCGCCGGACACCAGCGTCGTCTGGGACGCGTACCACCCGTGCAAGAACTACTCGTGCCTGGCCAGCCGCGGCTTCGGCTTCGACCTCCGCGGCCGCCGCGAGAAGGGCCTCTGGACGCGCGACGACGGCGCGCTCGCCTACTCCGTCGAGAAGGCGCTCGCCGCGAAGCCGAAGGGCACGGTGCGCATCGGGCTCgacatgggcggcggcggcggcacgttcGCGGCGCGGATGAGCGAGCGCGGGGTGACCGTGGTGACCGCGACCACCAACGCCGGCGCGCCGTTCGGCAGCTTCGTCGCGTCGCGAGGGCTCGTGCCGATTCACGTCGGCCCGGCGCGCCGTCTGCCCTTCTTCGACGGCACGCTCGACGTCGTGCACGCGGCGGGGGAGCTGATGGCAGGCTGGATGGTCCCCGGCGACAGCATGGCGCTCGAGTTCGCGCTGTTCGACGTCTACCGCGTGCTGAGGCCCGGGGGCCTGTTCTGGCTCGACCACTTCGTCTTCCCCGGCGCGCAGCTGAACGCAACGTACGCGCCGATGCTTGACCGCGTGGGATTCAGGAAGCTGCGGTGGAACGCCGGCCGGAAGCTGGACGGCGGTGCCAAGAAGAACGAGTGGTACCTCTCGGCGCTGCTCGAGAAGCCCATGACATGA